The Apis mellifera strain DH4 linkage group LG16, Amel_HAv3.1, whole genome shotgun sequence genome has a segment encoding these proteins:
- the LOC725204 gene encoding tyrosine aminotransferase, giving the protein MSTQVFRDRWNVEASDIARSTHNPIRSIVESLVVEPNPAKSLISLSIGDPTTFGNLKPPKEVIEAVQQSLVSQLYNGYAPSTGYQIAKEAVAEYSSNEFVKVDAKDVILCSGCSCALDLCITALARREQNILIPRPGFSIYRTLAEGLGINVKSYDLRPELGWEIDLDDLESQIDESTAAIVINNPSNPCGSVFSKDHALDILDVAARYYVPIIADEIYEHMVFPGQTFHSLASLSREVPILSCSGLTKRFLVPGWRMGWIIIHDRQNVLEKEIRKALHCLSQRIIGSNTLVQGALPAILKNTPQQFYDDVMRTLYNHSKLAYDYTIKIPGLKPIMPNGAMYMMVYIDLPCFPEFNSDLEFVQRLLMEESVFCLPGQCFDYPSYMRLVITVPMEMLEEACQRIQEFCERHHYKTAKDTQINNLIATY; this is encoded by the exons ATGTCGACACAGGTTTTTCGCGATCGATGGAACGTGGAAGCGTCGGACATCGCGAGGAGCACCCACAACCCCATAAGATCCATCGTGGAGAGCCTCGTGGTCGAGCCTAATCCCGCCAAATCTTTGATCTCGTTGTCGATCG GCGATCCAACTACGTTTGGCAATCTAAAACCGCCGAAAGAGGTAATCGAAGCAGTTCAACAAAGCCTCGTCTCTCAGTTGTACAATGGATATGCACCAAGTACAG gTTATCAGATTGCAAAGGAAGCTGTAGCAGAGTATAGTTCCAACGAATTTGTAAAGGTCGATGccaag gATGTAATTTTATGCAGCGGATGTTCCTGCGCCCTCGACCTGTGTATAACAGCGTTGGCAAGAAGGGAGCAAAATATCCTGATACCACGACCCGGTTTCTCTATCTATCGAACGCTTGCGGAAGGTCTTGGTATCAACGTAAAATCTTACGACTTACGC cCGGAACTCGGTTGGGAAATCGATCTGGATGATTTGGAATCGCAGATCGACGAATCGACGGCAGCGATCGTTATAAATAATCCTTCGAATCCGTGCGGTTCCGTGTTCAGCAAGGATCACGCACTTGATATTCTCGATGTAGCCGCCCGTTACTACGTACCGATAATAGCCGATGAGATTTACGAGCATATG GTATTTCCCGGGCAAACTTTTCACTCGTTGGCGTCCTTGTCGAGAGAAGTTCCGATTTTGTCGTGCAGCGGTTTGACGAAAAG atttttagTGCCCGGTTGGCGTATGGGCTGGATAATCATTCACGATCGTCAAAACGTTCTGGAGAAAGAG ATTAGGAAAGCGCTTCATTGCTTAAGTCAAAGAATTATCGGTAGCAATACGCTTGTCCAGGGTGCTTTGCCCGCTATTTTGAAGAACACGCCACAGCAATTTTACGATGACGTTATGAGAACGTTATAC AATCATTCGAAATTGGCGTACGATTACACGATTAAGATTCCTGGACTGAAACCAATAATGCCCAACGGTGCAATGTACATGATg GTTTACATAGATTTACCTTGTTTTCCGGAATTTAATTCCGACCTCGAATTCGTGCAGCGATTGCTAATGGAGGAGTCCGTGTTTTGTCTTCCTGGCCAG TGCTTCGATTATCCGTCCTACATGAGGCTGGTCATCACAGTTCCCATGGAAATGTTGGAGGAAGCTTGCCAGAGAATTCAGGAATTTTGCGAGAGGCATCACTACAAAACAGCCAAAGATacgcaaataaataatttaattgctaCGTATTGA
- the LOC408552 gene encoding collagen alpha-1(IV) chain, giving the protein MTRLGLRFVASAVFLAGIASGQYNHTSWSYNPPPVVPLGRGDIGKPNNTDDDYNISPRWKTFVTNNEGSDEADRRYLSNQGPTDDDRYDYGQRTDDSGGGYHTNYAGFDQGSYNQGREQIPLDPYNQESGDTYGRSRGYEDSYGREGEGSRGSYGSGYRETYGSRDDYGRVADPYDQRGYSQRGGGGYGAAGDSDTYPSSYTVVPVPGQIPPRNCTGSACCVPKCFAEKGSRGPPGILGPQGPKGQRGFPGAEGLLGPKGDKGEPGPQGPRGTKGDRGKMGIPGFTGIAGVPGVQGPPGAPGIPGRDGCNGTDGEPGARGYPGEVGPRGFRGPPGLKGQKGQPGFAGRFPVGQKGEPGIDGVRGPPGPPGPQGEHGFPGSKGERGPPGPIGLQGQKGEKGNMGLAFEGPKGDKGQKGEIGPPGTPGPLEPFQGMREEVIAPQGDRGEKGDKGEMGPDGFKGEPGPIGDQGISGSPGMKGEKGLPGAPGIRGRDGFSGPPGPPGRKGDRGYDGLDGLPGRPGQKGEPGRDGPMGVPGLRGPPGPPGGGKGTPGPPGPKGPRGFPGPTGPRGADGYPGDPGPRGPIGPAGGPGSQGIPGPEGLPGEKGAKGEPGITGFPGPTGPRGFDGPPGLPGPRGLPGEKGASLVGPKGMDGAPGLDGEKGQKGERGYAGPRGVPGDVDGIPGPPGEAGLPGERGTPGKDGTPGFSGAPGEKGDAGFCLPPPPVFPGPKGDRGLDGTPGLPGPRGPPGERGFPGEPGADGLPGPIGPPGLPGKDGIPGAAGPQGEPGTPAVITSNMIKTEKGDKGVRGEVGRPGPPGPQGPVGEKGAIGFAGFPGPKGTAGDRGFPGQDGVPGRPGIPGRKGERGLSVKGEPGEPGRSGQIGLKGEPGSYGQKGEPGQCPPLDLINSKGDRGAPGEKGEPGPPGRDGLSGDKGLQGFAGPPGPAGQIGPPGPVGPRGLPGPRGDKGNTGPMGFPGEPGREGPRGFPGAPAQKGEKGEPGISVKGSPGLPGPPGDKGEKGLPGPPGKDGPIGLQGLPGFVGEKGDTGEPGISGLPGTPGEKGDTGPIGPPGPPGIAGLPGKDGNKGEPGLPGAGGRAGLPGFPGVKGDRGEPGIDGSKGYPGRRGLPGATGRPGLEGAPGMKGERGEKGSAGFPGLPGIEGKPGRPGPPGMKGDLGPPGAPGLPGVIGYEGFKGDRGPPGLPGRKGEPGQVSEKGQKGEPGMPGIRGPPGIPGRNGVDGAKGEPGLPGIGRDGLPGPKGEPGPPGRDGLPGFQGLKGDAGVRGFPGFKGDIGPIGAPGEPGLPGINGLPGEQGDVGPPGVPGLPGLEGEMGAPGHPGIPGAKGDRGIPGAVGLPGIPGAIGEKGDRGPPGPTISIKGEKGEPGIPGLRGAPGEKGDRGLEGLSGYDGEKGDSGAPGPVGNPGPSGLPGAKGDEGPRGPTGVPGLTIKGEKGLPGMPGKHGREGIPGRPGEKGEQGLPGLPGHKGERGPPGPVGLPGEKGDMGLMGPPGLTGRDGQPGVKGFPGLPGERGEKGEAGLRGPPGPIGQKGEPGFPGPSGIDGIPGEKGDRGWDGVSGLPGPVGEKGDRGYPGPVGLMGVVGYVGQKGDKGDDCIEPPMGPKGDRGFPGPVGPPGPPGEKGIPGPPGFPGSNGVKGAIGLQGPPGPVGLPGLPGPVGAPGLPGLQGPVGVPGIPGEPGLPCEPASDYLTGILLVKHSQSQLLPVCDAGHIKLWEGYSLLFTDGDERAHSQDLGYAGSCVRKFSTMPFLFCDINNVCHYGNRGDRSYWLSTTSPIPMMPVQESEIEQYISRCVVCEVPANVLAVHSQSLNIPDCPQGWTGLWIGYSFLMHTGAGAQGGGQSLSSSGSCLEDFRATPFIECNGNKGQCHYYMNEISFWMATIEDRQQFQAPEQQTLKAGNLRSKISRCQVCIKNT; this is encoded by the exons CAATATAATCATACGTCATGGTCGTACAATCCTCCGCCTGTTGTTCCTCTCGGACGGGGTGATATCGGAAAACCGAACAATACCGATgacgattataatatttcaccaCGATGGAAAACTTTTGTTACGAATAACGAAG GTTCGGATGAAGCGGACAGGCGGTACTTAAGCAATCAAGGCCCGACCGACGATGATCGATACGATTACGGTCAAAGAACCGACGATTCCGGGGGAGGATATCACACCAATTATG CCGGCTTCGATCAAGGATCGTACAATCAAGGCCGAGAACAAATCCCTTTGGATCCTTACAATCAAGAATCTGGCGACACTTACGGAAGGTCTCGAGGTTACGAGGACTCTTAcggaagagagggggagggcaGCAGAGGTTCTTACGGGAGTGGATACCGAGAAACTTATGGATCAAGGGACGATTACGGACGCGTAGCGGATCCCTACGATCAGCGTGGATATTCGCAGCGTGGAGGAGGGGGATACGGCGCGGCTGGGGATTCCGACACTTATCCGAGCAGTTACACGGTTGTACCGGTCCCGGGACAGATCCCACCTCGGAATTGCACCGGATCGGCTTGCTGCGTGCCCAAATGTTTCGCGGAGAAAGGCTCCAGA GGACCACCAGGTATATTGGGACCACAGGGGCCGAAAGGGCAGAGGGGATTTCCGGGCGCGGAAGGTCTGTTGGGGCCAAAAGGGGACAAAGGTGAACCTGGTCCTCAGGGACCGCGTGGAACGAAAGGTGACAGG gGTAAAATGGGTATACCTGGATTCACTGGTATCGCTGGTGTACCGGGGGTTCAAGGTCCGCCCGGGGCTCCAGGTATTCCGGGTCGTGACGGTTGCAATGGAACAGAC GGTGAGCCTGGTGCGCGAGGTTATCCCGGAGAGGTCGGTCCCCGCGGTTTTCGAGGTCCTCCTGGGCTGAAGGGGCAAAAGGGTCAGCCAGGTTTCGCCGGCAGATTCCCTGTGGGTCAGAAGGGTGAGCCCGGTATCGACGGTGTGAGAGGGCCCCCGGGTCCACCGGGACCGCAAGGAGAACACGGATTTCCAGGATCGAAGGGCGAGCGTGGCCCACCT GGTCCAATAGGATTGCAAGGGCaaaagggagagaagggaAATATGGGTCTTGCGTTCGAGGGTCCGAAAGGAGACAAAGGTCAGAAGGGAGAGATAGGACCTCCCGGAACGCCCGGCCCTCTGGAACCGTTCCAAGGAATGAGGGAAGAAGTAATAGCTCCGCAGGGGGATCGTGGCGAAAAAGGAGACAAG GGTGAAATGGGGCCGGACGGTTTCAAAGGAGAGCCGGGTCCAATCGGAGATCAAGGTATTTCTGGTAGTCCTGGTatgaagggagagaaaggtcTTCCAGGGGCGCCAGGTATTCGC GGTAGGGATGGTTTCTCGGGTCCTCCGGGTCCACCTGGGCGGAAAGGTGATCGAGGTTACGACGGATTGGACGGTCTTCCCGGTCGTCCTGGACAGAAAGGTGAACCGGGACGAGACGGGCCAATGGGTGTTCCAGGCTTGCGAGGACCTCCTGGTCCACCCGGG GGTGGAAAAGGTACGCCGGGTCCACCGGGGCCGAAAGGGCCTCGAGGTTTTCCGGGGCCGACCGGGCCTCGTGGCGCCGACGGATACCCAGGCGATCCAGGTCCCAGAGGTCCCATAGGGCCAGCCGGAGGGCCCGGCTCGCAAGGTATTCCCGGTCCAGAAGGTTTGCCGGGCGAGAAAGGCGCCAAGGGAGAGCCTGGGATCACGGGATTCCCGGGGCCGACGGGCCCACGGGGATTCGACGGCCCTCCGGGATTACCAGGTCCGCGGGGATTGCCGGGAGAGAAAGGCGCCTCGCTCGTG GGGCCTAAAGGGATGGACGGAGCGCCAGGTTTGGACGGAGAGAAAGGGCAGAAGGGGGAACGCGGTTACGCGGGACCACGAGGAGTGCCGGGCGACGTGGACGGCATTCCAGGGCCACCTGGCGAGGCCGGCCTTCCCGGCGAACGGGGAACTCCGGGGAAAGACGGGACTCCAGGGTTCTCGGGGGCGCCCGGCGAAAAAGGAGACGCGGGCTTCTGTCTACCTCCTCCCCCGGTGTTTCCAGGGCCTAAAGGCGATCGCGGTCTGGACGGTACACCTGGGCTTCCCGGGCCCAGAGGCCCACCCGGGGAACGGGGATTCCCAGGGGAACCCGGCGCAGACGGATTACCAGGGCCGATCGGCCCACCAGGACTACCG GGGAAAGATGGTATTCCTGGCGCGGCTGGTCCGCAAGGAGAGCCTGGAACGCCAGCGGTGATTACGTCCAACATGATTAAAACGGAGAAGGGCGACAAAGGTGTAAGGGGAGAGGTGGGAAGGCCAGGTCCACCGGGTCCCCAAGGTCCAGTCGGGGAGAAGGGCGCTATAGGATTTGCTGGTTTCCCGGGTCCAAAGGGTACCGCT GGTGACAGAGGATTTCCGGGCCAAGACGGGGTTCCTGGAAGGCCAGGTATTCCAGGTCGAAAAGGAGAGCGTGGTCTGAGCGTGAAAGGGGAGCCTGGAGAACCGGGCCGTTCGGGTCAAATAGGTTTGAAGGGTGAACCTGGTTCGTACGGACAAAAAGGAGAACCCG gcCAGTGTCCACCGCTCGATTTGATCAACAGCAAGGGAGACAGAGGCGCGCCTGGCGAGAAGGGAGAGCCAGGCCCACCGGGCAGGGACGGGTTGAGCGGTGACAAAGGTTTACAAGGATTCGCG GGTCCGCCTGGTCCCGCTGGACAAATCGGTCCGCCTGGGCCGGTAGGGCCGAGAGGGTTGCCGGGTCCGCGCGGCGACAAGGGTAACACGGGTCCGATGGGTTTCCCCGGGGAACCTGGTCGCGAAGGACCCAGAGGATTCCCGGGCGCTCCAGCGcagaaaggagaaaagggCGAGCCTGGGATATCGGTGAAGGGTAGCCCTGGCTTGCCTGGTCCACCGGGCGACAAGGGCGAGAAAGGTCTTCCCGGGCCGCCGGGAAAAGACGGTCCTATCGGTTTGCAAGGTTTGCCGGGATTCGTGGGGGAGAAGGGAGACACGGGTGAGCCGGGGATAAGCGGGTTGCCCGGCACGCCAGGGGAGAAAGGAGATACCGGTCCCATCGGGCCTCCTGGTCCTCCCGGTATCGCGGGATTACCCGGCAAAGACGGAAACAAAG GTGAACCGGGATTGCCGGGGGCAGGTGGAAGGGCGGGTCTTCCGGGATTTCCAGGCGTGAAGGGTGATCGAGGCGAGCCGGGCATCGACGGATCGAAAGGTTATCCGGGAAGGCGTGGGTTGCCGGGCGCGACTGGTAGACCCGGCCTGGAAGGTGCGCCTGGTATGAAAGGAGAACGTGGCGAGAAAGGGTCGGCCGGGTTCCCCGGATTGCCCGGGATCGAAGGGAAACCCGGTCGTCCTGGACCACCCGGGATGAAAGGGGACTTGGGTCCTCCCGGCGCTCCGGGCCTCCCAGGTGTTATAGGATACGAAGGATTCAAAGGTGATCGAGGTCCGCCGGGATTACCG GGACGTAAAGGTGAACCGGGTCAGGTATCGGAGAAAGGGCAGAAGGGTGAGCCGGGAATGCCTGGGATCCGCGGTCCTCCCGGCATCCCTGGCAGAAATGGCGTGGACGGGGCGAAAGGAGAGCCTGGGTTGCCAGGCATCGGCCGGGATGGTCTGCCTGGTCCCAAGGGAGAGCCCGGGCCGCCAGGTCGTGACGGTTTGCCAGGATTCCAAGGACTGAAAGGTGACGCTGGCGTGAGAGGTTTCCCCGGTTTTAAAGGAGACATT GGACCGATCGGGGCTCCCGGCGAGCCTGGACTGCCCGGAATCAACGGATTGCCAGGTGAACAAGGCGACGTCGGTCCACCCGGAGTTCCTGGGTTGCCCGGTTTGGAAGGTGAAATGGGGGCACCGGGACATCCTGGAATCCCCGGCGCCAAAGGGGATCGCGGTATTCCAG GCGCCGTTGGACTTCCTGGTATTCCCGGGGCGATCGGCGAGAAAGGCGATCGTGGACCGCCCGGCCCGACCATTTCGATCAAAGGTGAAAAAGGCGAACCGGGTATTCCCGGTTTACGAGGTGCGCCTGGAGAAAAGGGAGATCGCGGGTTGGAAGGTCTGAGTGGCTACGACGGCGAGAAAGGGGATAGCGGCGCGCCTGGTCCCGTTGGAAATCCAGGTCCATCCGGTCTCCCCGGTGCTAAAG GAGACGAAGGTCCACGCGGGCCTACGGGAGTCCCTGGATTGACGATCAAGGGCGAGAAAGGTTTGCCGGGTATGCCTGGAAAGCATGGAAGGGAAGGAATACCGGGACGACCGGGAGAGAAAGGGGAGCAAGGATTGCCAGGTTTACCGGGACACAAGGGAGAACGAGGGCCGCCAGGTCCAGTCGGGTTGCCGGGCGAAAAGGGTGATATGGGTCTCATGGGTCCTCCCGGTTTAACGGGTCGCGATGGCCAACCAGGCGTCAAAGGATTCCCCGGTTTGCCGGGCGAGAGAGGCGAGAAAGGAGAGGCTGGTTTACGTGGACCACCCGGTCCCATTGGGCAGAAGGGAGAACCTGGATTCCCTg GGCCGAGCGGAATAGATGGAATTCCCGGCGAAAAGGGCGATAGAGGTTGGGATGGCGTGAGCGGGTTGCCGGGTCCGGTCGGAGAGAAAGGTGACAGAGGGTATCCAGGTCCGGTGGGATTGATGGGCGTGGTTGGATACGTCGGTCAGAAAGGCGACAAGGGTGACGACTGCATCGAGCCACCGATGGGACCGAAAGGAGATCGCGGTTTCCCCG GACCGGTCGGCCCGCCAGGACCACCGGGAGAGAAAGGAATTCCAGGCCCGCCAGGGTTCCCGGGATCGAACGGAGTGAAAGGTGCGATAGGGCTTCAAGGGCCGCCAGGGCCCGTCGGTTTGCCAGGTTTGCCGGGACCTGTCGGCGCGCCTGGTTTGCCGGGCCTTCAAGGACCGGTCGGTGTTCCGGGTATACCGGGAGAACCTGGCCTACCGTGCGAGCCCGCATCCGACTATCTTACCGGTATCCTGTTGGTGAAACACAGTCAAAGTCAATTATTGCCCGTTTGCGACGCCGGCCACATCAAACTCTGGGAAGGATACAGTTTGCTGTTCACGGATGGCGACGAAAGGGCGCACTCGCAAGATTTAG GTTATGCCGGTTCGTGCGTACGAAAGTTCTCGACGATGCCGTTCCTCTTCTGCGATATAAACAACGTTTGCCACTACGGTAATCGGGGCGATCGTTCTTATTGGTTATCCACCACTAGTCCAATTCCCATGATGCCTGTCCAGGAATCAGAGATAGAACAATACATCTCCAG ATGCGTGGTGTGCGAGGTTCCGGCAAATGTGTTGGCCGTACACAGTCAATCGTTGAATATTCCAGATTGTCCACAAGGATGGACTGGTCTTTGGATCGGATACAGTTTTCTCATG CATACGGGTGCTGGTGCCCAGGGAGGAGGGCAATCCTTGTCCAGTTCCGGATCCTGTCTGGAAGACTTCCGTGCAACGCCGTTCATCGAGTGCAATGGTAATAAAGGACAGTGTCATTATTACATGAACGAGATCAGTTTCTGGATGGCCACCATCGAAGACAGACAACAGTTCCAAGCGCCCGAGCAACAGACCTTGAAAGCAGGAAATCTCAGATCCAAAATAAGTCGCTGCCAAGTGTGTATAAAGAACACGTAA